A window from Primulina huaijiensis isolate GDHJ02 chromosome 11, ASM1229523v2, whole genome shotgun sequence encodes these proteins:
- the LOC140987225 gene encoding putative RING-H2 finger protein ATL21B has product METIGKSLVFSSSLFAFFSILAHSSDPCQPETCDAAIGLLVRFPFRLVNRQPPGCGYPGFDLYCDGKNRTIMNLPRSGEFRVDYIDYNAQALLINDPDSCLPKRILSFSLSGSPFALAFARRYTFFNCSSRWMNHSSSYPYPFVLLDCLSGRNYTVVAARSRLSAADVPPSCRSIASVSVPLQWSTSPFYWESPDLTEDLELVWREPDCRDCENRGGFCGYTGGPGREIGCSSSSRSGLPRSAKYGIIVGIGIPGLLCIIGLASYSYGMIKARTRPNSDHSATTVSEPQSVVRTIGGLDMPTIASYPKTVLGESGRLPDPANGTCPICLCEYQPREALRSIPPCNHYFHVGCIDEWLKLNGSCPLCRNSPPTSTATPTSSISLSSSQSTPSNHR; this is encoded by the exons ATGGAGACCATAGGAAAATCCTTGGTATTTTCTTCTTCCCTCTTCGCTTTCTTCTCAATCTTAGCTCACTCTTCCGATCCATGCCAACCGGAAACATGCGACGCCGCCATCGGGCTGCTAGTCAGGTTCCCTTTCCGCCTCGTGAATCGGCAGCCCCCCGGTTGCGGGTACCCGGGTTTTGACCTGTACTGCGACGGAAAGAACCGGACAATTATGAATCTTCCTCGGTCGGGCGAATTCAGGGTAGACTACATTGATTACAACGCCCAGGCCCTTTTGATCAACGACCCTGATTCCTGTCTCCCGAAACGGATCCTGAGCTTCAGTCTGTCGGGTTCTCCGTTCGCCCTAGCTTTCGCGAGGAGATATACTTTCTTCAACTGCTCTTCGAGATGGATGAACCACAGTtcgtcgtatccgtatccatTCGTGCTGTTGGATTGTTTGAGCGGGAGGAACTACACGGTTGTGGCGGCGAGGTCTCGGTTGTCGGCGGCGGATGTGCCACCGTCCTGCCGGAGTATTGCGAGCGTTTCGGTCCCGCTGCAGTGGTCTACTTCGCCGTTTTATTGGGAGTCGCCGGATTTGACGGAAGATCTAGAGCTGGTGTGGAGGGAGCCCGATTGCCGGGACTGTGAGAATCGGGGTGGGTTTTGCGGGTACACAGGTGGTCCGGGCCGTGAAATCGGGTGCTCCAGTTCTTCCCGATCCG GGCTTCCAAGAAGTGCAAAATATGGGATCATAGTCGGAATCGGAATACCGGGATTACTATGCATAATTGGGCTAGCCAGTTACTCCTATGGCATGATCAAGGCTCGAACTCGTCCTAACTCCGACCATTCAGCAACCACAGTTTCTGAACCTCAGTCAGTGGTCCGAACCATTGGTGGTCTGGACATGCCCACCATCGCCTCGTATCCAAAGACCGTGTTGGGAGAAAGTGGTCGGCTCCCAGACCCGGCCAATGGCACATGTCCGATTTGCTTGTGTGAGTACCAACCTAGAGAGGCGTTGAGGAGTATACCGCCGTGCAATCACTATTTCCATGTTGGATGTATAGATGAGTGGCTTAAGCTCAATGGGAGTTGCCCGTTGTGTCGGAACTCGCCTCCCACCTCAACCGCGACCCCTACTTcctcaatttcattatcatcctcGCAGTCGACACCCTCAAATCACCGATAA